agaaCTTGGAGTGGATACGAGAAATGATGGTGCGCgagtagcggagaaatcttgtaacTTTATTCGCATATTTGTTAAATTCATACTGTCAATTGAAATTATCATATTGACATATTTCATACcaactgtcattgaagaaaatgaGATTTCAcaaatagacctggatcccgcgtacgaaaaaaagttgattaattgcaagctgaaaatgtgttaatagcttaaccgtgtccagtcggacaaactttgatgtataggaacactggaacaggggaagctttaattgtggagcaagttaaatatttggaatttcgGACTGCGGAAACGttctatgtattttgtcggacagaacttccaattcatTTGTTACCgtctcattaaactctcatgcaaaaatcagactggtgtttatcactaactgggcattttaacccgggagcagtcgcgctcacttctgtgaCGTAAGTAGTCccgcgtagagaaaaaatctcacaatatagatttaaatacgaatttaaatcaaatttatattttataatatttttaattacttgttatgttaaaaatatctatttataacaattttaaagctaattagttTTAACTAAAACCATacattccacaaaaaaaaataaaaaaaaaaattaaaaaaaatttctacgcatTACTACGATTTTCCTCGAGGCACGAGTAGAAAGCAATGttgaaaaatttttcattaagttatcacggaaaaggataaaatgtgagattttttctcacgggGTGCGACTGCTCCCAggttaatgagtggaacacgaagaacatgtcaaatgtcAGGAATTATGTTGGTTAATAACAACAgcctgattttttcatgagagtttaatgaaagggtaacaaaccaattggatgttctgtaagacaaaatacatgggacgttctcgtaatctgacgttccaaatttttaaactgttccacaattaaaacttcacctgttctagtgttcctgtacatcaaattttgtccgactagacaccgttaagctattaacaaattttcagcttgctatgaatcaacttttttttggtacgcgtgatCCAGGTCTAAAATGCTATGTTATACATTataaaaattcaacaaaaaaatgtcaatttaaGTTATATTCGTTTCTAACTTCTAAGCACAAATTAATATAAAGAGAAAAGTGGATTTCCATCATATTAAAGCAGAAGTAAGTAACATAATTAGTTATTTACTACACATACAATGTTtacttttaataacataacctcaaactTACTTCTTCTTTTTACTCTTTTTTGGGCTATAGCCTTGACAATTAttcagtaaccaggactaatacaattggccaatataattaaaagtgctacaaatgttgctgagctatgacgCTAGGTGTCGTTATTCccaacttgcacggtcccaatattaattttgaaatataatttaaacgtTATAACTTAGTGGGTCTGTCCTATTTTTTTACCATTGATTTAATGGTGACGTTTAATTGTAATTTGTTAGCAACGAATTTTTGCATGCTtggtaattttatttttaattaaatatccGTATTatattttaccttttatttttactCTGTCGACTATTTGTAATGACTTAGTTCATGCAAACACAACCACAATAGTAGTAGAGATATGAGAATCTGAGATCCAAGATGGCGGCCAGCTTGATGGCTAGGATGGCGTTGAGGCCGTAGAAGTAGCCTCTGGTGATGTACAAGaagaagtacaccctgtcgtTATAAAAGAACCCTGTCGTtaagaagtacaccctgtcgcACCCTGTCGTCATAGGGGTGAGAAGTAGACGTGTTGCAATGAGGCGGCCAGCGGCGTTGGGGCCTCTGAAGAAGAACCCTGTCGTTATAAAAGAACCCTGAGAAGTACACCCTGTCGCACCCTGTAGGGGGTGAGAATTCGTGTTGGCGGCCAGCGGCGTTGAGGCCTCTGAAGAAGAACCCTGTCGTTATAAAAGAaccctaagaagtacaccctgtcgcACCCTGTCGTCATAGGGGTGAGAAGTAGACGTGTTGCAATGAGGCGGCCAGCGGCGTTGAGGCCTCTGAAGAAGAACCCTGTCGTCATAGGGTGAACGTGGGGCCTCCGGGGCGGTAAAAATGGCGTTATGTAACAAAATTAGGCAATGTAGATACGGTGTCGGCAAAAAGCAACGattttttagtattataatttCATACAAACGAATGCACCCCGCCTGCATTCTACAATGTGCTTTtagaattcaaagaaaaatacgTGAGTACCtccaagtaataaaaatatattgcaaTGTGGACGCTGACGCAACGGCAACTATAAATGTCGTTCCCACGAGTGAACCGGATACATCCACATTCCAATGATGTCATACGTTAATGCACGTGTGGCGAAATGAGTGAACCGCGGGAAATACGCTGACAGtaactataaatattatatgtcgTTCCCACGAGTGAACCGGATACATCCACATTCCAATGATGTCATACGTTAATGCACGTGTGGCTTCAACGAAATGAGTGAACCGCGGGAAATACGCTGACAGcaactataaatattatatgtcgTTCCCACGAGTGAACCGGATACATCCACATTCCAATGGTTTGCAAATTACTAGTTAAAGGATGTAcaaattctataaatattatgcACATGTCGTTCCCACGAATTAAGTGCAAATGTTTTTTAATCGTTTGCAAATTACTAGTTAAAAGATGCAATTAAAACGTGAATGTGTTCACGAGGCATTTCCGGAGTAGCTACTATTTAAACTGAAATCGGGGGATAGCCATTTCATAGAGTTTCTGTCAGTCACGAACTACACCAAGTAATCGTTTTGTGAGTGTGATCAATACAACTAAAAAAaagtaagtaaatatttttagtatttaattaTTTGCTACTTCAGAAGTCTTCCGTCTTCTTTTATGTTTTACTGTTGCAATTTTACCTTAAAGACCTGGAGCCTATTTACCTGTAAATGCTTTTTGTTTCAAGTCTTCTTGCGTATATTCTTATGTAATTTTTTGTAAGTTATGAGTGTGGTTTGCGTCCTGGTCCACGTTTATCTTCTATTACGAGCTGTAGAAACTAGTAATGAGTTCCGTTTGCGTCCTGGTCCACGTTTACCTTCTATTATGAGTTGTAGAAACATCCTATTGTATAACTATGATTTTGTAGTTTCCGCTTTTCTACCGGTAAATGCTGTTTGTGTTTCAAGCCCTCATGTGTGTATATTTAGTTATGAGTTGCGTGTGCCTCCTGGTCCACGGTTATTACGAGTTGTAGAAAGGCGTACGTAATGCATCCTATTAGTATAGAATAATGATCTTGTAGTTTCTGCTTTTTCATCATTTCAATGTTTTACTGCTGCGATTTTACCTTAAAGACCTGAAATCTACATAATAGCCGgtaaatcatttttttcaaacCTTCATGTGTATATTCTTAAGGTATGAGTGTCGTTTGCGTCCTGGTCCACGTTTATCTTCTATTACGAGCTGTAGAAACTCGTAATGAGTTGCGTTTGCGTCCTGGTCCACGTTTACCTTCTATTACGAGCTGTAGAAACTCGTACGTAATGCATCCTTAAAATCTTTGTAAAATTTCCCCAGAATCTGGGagaaaattgattttctatcttacgctaatacacaggctcttatgggaggcgctgttgccAGATGTTGTGAAAGGCCCAGTTTTTCAGTAGATCTGgggaaattttatttttgtgtgcTCGTTCCCGTATAGCCCTTATACTGTGATTATGTAGTTTCTGTATGTTTACCAGTTTaatgttttgtaatattttatattttactgtTACAATTTTACCTCAGTTTTAGTTTTTTATCATTTCAATGTCATCTTTTATGATTTACTGTTGCAATTTTCCTCAGACCTGCAAGAGACAGCGTAGCGTGGTATTCGTGTGTACATTTTTAAGTTATGACTTTCGTTTGTATCCTAGTCCACGTTTACCGTCTATTATGAGTTGTTAAAACTCGTATGTAATGTATCCTATTATATAGACATGATTTTGTAGTCGTAGCTTTTTATTACGTCAATgtcttttttcatattttcactgttgcaattttattataatttacttCAAAATcatgtaatttttaataatagaatCTGCAATGTAGCAAATGAACTTACATTCGCAATTATTTCAGATGGAtctaaacaaactaaacaaagtTTCTGTTGTTAAGAAAGAAGACAAACCGATTACAAAACTACAGCAACTGGAAGTTGACAaaccatataaaataataaacagtaaaATCGTCAACACTGCATTTGGCCAATCGGTGCTTCTAGAATTAGAGGAAAGTGTGGTGTTCCTACCGAAGCGGGTTACCGAGGACTACGCCCCCTATATAGATCAGTTGAGGACAGAAAAGTACGCTGTCGTATTCAGAGGCCTGGTGAGCACGTCGAGCAAGCTAAATCCTGCAGCGTCATTCGaaataattgaaatttaaaaaactgtaaGTAGATTTTTCAtatccaaaattttgaaaaatgaattctGAGGAAATCGCCATTCTTAGTAGtgagataattaaaaaatttgataaaactgaaaaattactttttttaaaaaagcgTTGTTCGGATAGAGAAACAAAAAATTGgataaaacaagttaaaaaacaTATATGTTTATGCAATTTAGCTATTAAGGATGGCGATTTAAGTATAGGGACGCTACGAAAACTTCAAACCAATGTAGGGATccttaaaagatttttaattatacTTCAAAATTTAAATTCCGTTGCAGGCGGTGGGTTAAATAATATACGTAGAAGTAAAGCAAAGGTTGTATGGAGAAATATAGTATCAATTTTTCAAAGTAGAGTACAAACAGGAATAATTATTAACAAAGAGCataaagatattttacagttttttgcCGATGCTTTTAAACTATTTCAAAAGAAAATTGAATACAACTTAAAAAGAATGGGCATGTTAAAAGTAAATACTACATTTTGTGGGGAATTTATCAAAAAAGCTGAAGAGGTGGAAAATTtagaaagaaaatattttaatactaaaaaTGAAGTTATTGATGTGACTACCGATTTAAATTATTGGTTTGAAGTTTacgttaaaaatattgttttgaccGATTTATCTGAATTTGAGGAATCTCAGAGTGGTTGGGCACTGAATCAAAttatatctttagaaataaacattaataaatttgaaATGGCTAAAGGAGCCTCATCGTATATTCAATTGCATCCTAAAGTTACCAAAAAACGAGCTTGTATCAATGTTAAGAATAACGACCAGGCTTGTTTTGCTTGGGCCATTGTATCAGCCCTATATTCAGTTAACATAAACACTAACAAAACTACTTCATATCCTCATTACACCACTGTCCTTAATTTAAAAGGTCTTACATTTCCAGTAACTCTAAATCAAATTTCCCtctttgaaaaaaataatgaaaatatttccGTTAATGTTTTCGAGTTAAATGTTAAAGATGAGCTTTTCAATTTTTCGGTACTTCCTGTGAGATTAACTAAACAAAAACGGGAAAAACATGTCAATCTGTTGAtagttcaaaataaatattattttaataatgaagTGGACAACGTCGGACCATGGAGTGGTGGACGTGATGAAGATCTAATACATTTTCACTATATTTGGATAAAAGATTTAGGCAAACTTGTCAATTCACAACTTTCTAAACACAATGGAAAGAAATATATATGTGACAgatgtcttaattatttttatacaaaagaAAAGTTGGATGCTCATATCATCTACTGTGAAAAGATAGATGACTGCAAAATAAGTTTCACCAAAGAACCatatgtcaaatttaaaaactttgtttacaaagaaaaattgCCATTCCTAGTATACGCAGATTTTGAATCACTGCTCATTCCTCTTCGCGCATCCCACTCAACACCATCAACTACGTCAACGCATCCATATCAAAGACACACAGCGTACAGTGCCGGATTATATTTTAAGTGTAATTATGACGATAATTTTTCATTCTACAAAAGTCATGTGGGTTTGGATTGTATGTCATGGTTTTCACATGAAAttgacaatttagctcaatttattcattcaaaattaataaatattcaacCCATGAACGTTGAAGTAAGTTTAAAAGATGCTACTGAGAGATGTCACATTTGTAATAGAAAATTTTTGGAGAAGGATCGAATTGTAAGAGACCATTGTCATTTGACTGGCAATTTTAGAGGTTTTGCACACAATGGGtgcaatttaaattataaaaaagcaTTTGTGGTTCCAATAGCCTTCCACAATATGAGTGGTTACGACTCGCATTTCATAATAAAGGATTTAGCGAAAATGTACGACATTTCCATTTTACCAgtcaacaaagaaaaatatattagtttCACAGTTTACCATAAAAAGACAAATATTAGATTCCGGTTCATTGATACTTTTAGATTTATGGGGAGTTCATTAGATAGCTTAGTTTCAACTTTGAAGCCAGaaaattttggaattttaagaaaACAATTTCCAAATTTAGATGATGAAACGTTCAAGTTGTTAACTAAAAAAGGAGTATTCTTTTATGATTATTTAGATAAAATTGAACGGTTGGATGAAACAAAGTTGCCAAATAAAGAAAAATTCTACAATAAACTGAACGATGAGCATATATCAGATTCAAATTATGCTCACGCTAAATTAGTGTGGGAGAAATTTAACATGAAGACTCTTTGGGATTACAGTAATTTATACATGAAGACAGATATACTTCTTTTAGCTGTAGTTTTCGAAACTTTTCGAGACACATGCTTCAAGACATATGGATTAGATCCAGGACACTACTATACCATCCCAGGTTTTACATGGGATGCAATGCTCAAGTATACAGGATGTCACTTGGAAACTATACAAGATGTTGATATGCTTTTATTCTATGAACGAGGTATACGTGGAGGTATATCACAGTGTTGTAACCGGATGGGGGAGGCTAACAACAAATACATGATGAATTACGATCCATCTAAACCTTCTAAATATCTCATGTACCTTGATGTTAACAATCTATATGGTTGGGCGATGAGTGAACCTCTCCCTTATGGAGGTTTCCATTGGGATGATACAAATATCGATGTTATGTCAATACCTGACGATGCAAAAGAGGGATACATTCTTGAAGTTGATCTCTCTTATCCAGAAAACTTACATGACTACCATAAAGATTTACCGTTTTGTGTAGAGCATTGCAAA
This genomic window from Diabrotica virgifera virgifera chromosome 1, PGI_DIABVI_V3a contains:
- the LOC126891307 gene encoding uncharacterized protein LOC126891307, with translation MGMLKVNTTFCGEFIKKAEEVENLERKYFNTKNEVIDVTTDLNYWFEVYVKNIVLTDLSEFEESQSGWALNQIISLEININKFEMAKGASSYIQLHPKVTKKRACINVKNNDQACFAWAIVSALYSVNINTNKTTSYPHYTTVLNLKGLTFPVTLNQISLFEKNNENISVNVFELNVKDELFNFSVLPVRLTKQKREKHVNLLIVQNKYYFNNEVDNVGPWSGGRDEDLIHFHYIWIKDLGKLVNSQLSKHNGKKYICDRCLNYFYTKEKLDAHIIYCEKIDDCKISFTKEPYVKFKNFVYKEKLPFLVYADFESLLIPLRASHSTPSTTSTHPYQRHTAYSAGLYFKCNYDDNFSFYKSHVGLDCMSWFSHEIDNLAQFIHSKLINIQPMNVEVSLKDATERCHICNRKFLEKDRIVRDHCHLTGNFRGFAHNGCNLNYKKAFVVPIAFHNMSGYDSHFIIKDLAKMYDISILPVNKEKYISFTVYHKKTNIRFRFIDTFRFMGSSLDSLVSTLKPENFGILRKQFPNLDDETFKLLTKKGVFFYDYLDKIERLDETKLPNKEKFYNKLNDEHISDSNYAHAKLVWEKFNMKTLWDYSNLYMKTDILLLAVVFETFRDTCFKTYGLDPGHYYTIPGFTWDAMLKYTGCHLETIQDVDMLLFYERGIRGGISQCCNRMGEANNKYMMNYDPSKPSKYLMYLDVNNLYGWAMSEPLPYGGFHWDDTNIDVMSIPDDAKEGYILEVDLSYPENLHDYHKDLPFCVEHCKPPGSKQSKLLSTLYNKTNYVIHYRNLKQAISHGLVLTKIHKVLRFKQMTWLKGYIALNTQLRAQAKTSFEKNLYKLMNNAVFGKTMENQRKHRLVKLVNKWEGRVGARNLIASPKFHSRVIFDQSLMAVELKKAEIIFNKPLYVGMAILELSKTCIYEFHYDYMLQKFPLNQNKLLYIDTDGLIYETVCNDIYEEMIKPDIHRFDTSDYPPNNPWNIPLVNKKVPGLMKDENNSKIMTHFVGLRSKQYTYKVAGEKDVKKSKGVKMNVVKMKINFDDYLNCLKSFRETAETKSLFYATQRCIQSKLHEVYSIEQTKIALNPFDDKRHLLSNTFDTLPWGHYSITHR